From Luteococcus japonicus, one genomic window encodes:
- a CDS encoding aminoglycoside phosphotransferase family protein, with the protein MAPSTIPGDGDDGQQLLTGDEVEPLLVAAVAHAGGDLLQWRLDHVDHDPQRSTTATYLATVRWTFGEREELLGCSVRAQGPSRTDDVAEIFSDGETAAAVWIYPTDPDLPGLARAAFAERMVELVNEHRLVGRPVGLDDVELTMIGYRPRRRAVLRMWVRGEVFFVKVLRPDQFDAVLSRHLLLSEAHVPAPEVVATTDDHLLVLRELPGRPLALAMFDDEPPCDGQTVVELLDRLPPGVARLERRPPWTDAVDHYAQIIAHALPEQAERAEQLASAIRSGLAGVPLGDEPTHGDFHEGQVHVDGGRIVGLLDVDTIGPGRRADDLACLVAHLSTVQRMDERQTRNVHALIRGWVPVFDERVDATELRLRAAAVIISLATGPHRGQEPDWEGETTTILDAAEALVRQVS; encoded by the coding sequence GTGGCCCCGTCCACGATTCCCGGCGATGGTGACGATGGCCAGCAGCTGCTGACCGGGGATGAGGTGGAGCCGCTGCTGGTGGCCGCAGTGGCCCATGCCGGAGGTGACCTGCTGCAGTGGCGGCTGGACCACGTCGACCACGATCCGCAGCGTTCCACGACCGCCACCTACCTCGCCACCGTGCGGTGGACCTTCGGGGAGCGCGAGGAACTGCTGGGGTGCAGCGTGCGCGCCCAGGGGCCGAGCCGGACCGATGACGTGGCGGAGATCTTCAGCGACGGGGAGACGGCCGCCGCGGTGTGGATCTATCCGACTGACCCGGACCTGCCGGGGCTGGCCCGTGCCGCCTTCGCCGAACGGATGGTGGAGCTCGTCAACGAGCACCGCCTGGTGGGACGGCCGGTGGGTCTCGATGACGTGGAGCTGACCATGATCGGCTACCGCCCCCGCCGTCGCGCGGTGCTGCGGATGTGGGTCAGGGGAGAGGTCTTCTTCGTCAAGGTGCTGCGACCGGACCAGTTCGACGCCGTGCTGTCCCGCCACCTGCTGCTGAGTGAGGCCCACGTCCCTGCCCCTGAGGTGGTGGCCACCACGGATGACCACCTGCTCGTCCTGCGGGAATTGCCCGGCCGGCCCCTCGCGCTGGCGATGTTCGACGACGAGCCACCCTGTGACGGGCAGACCGTGGTCGAGCTTCTCGACCGGCTGCCACCCGGGGTGGCGAGGCTGGAGCGTCGGCCACCGTGGACGGATGCCGTGGACCACTATGCCCAGATCATCGCCCATGCCCTGCCCGAACAGGCCGAGCGGGCCGAACAGCTGGCCAGTGCCATCCGGAGCGGGCTGGCCGGAGTCCCGCTGGGGGACGAGCCCACCCACGGGGACTTCCACGAGGGGCAGGTGCACGTCGACGGCGGTCGCATCGTGGGGCTGCTGGACGTCGACACCATCGGCCCCGGACGACGGGCGGACGACCTGGCCTGTCTGGTGGCACACCTGTCCACCGTGCAGCGGATGGACGAGCGCCAGACCCGCAATGTGCACGCCCTGATCCGCGGCTGGGTGCCGGTCTTCGACGAGCGCGTGGACGCCACCGAACTGCGCCTTCGCGCCGCCGCCGTGATCATCTCTCTGGCAACCGGGCCGCACCGCGGCCAGGAGCCCGACTGGGAGGGCGAGACCACCACGATCCTCGATGCTGCGGAGGCGCTGGTCCGTCAGGTCAGCTGA
- a CDS encoding hemolysin family protein, translated as MSTSEVLTNVALILLFICIGGVFSGAEMALVSLRESQVKNLAGRGKRGEAVARLTSDPNLFLSAVQIGVTLSGFLSSAFGGATLAPALSPVLVEAGLPSSLANTAALVLITIAISYFSIVLGELTAKRIAMQRAEGFSLAIAPLVDSIARITRPVIWFLGKSTDAAVRLLGGDPKASREEVTNEELRQMVVGSQTLGAEERHIVDEVFEAGERSLREVMVPRTEVDFLPGDMPAYKAIREVQGAPHSRYPVTDGSRDRIVGFLHVRDLMDMDPSTRSTPIKQLVRPVLSLPETVRVLRALTAMRRAHSHLAIVRDEYGGTAGIVTLEDLVEELIGDITDEYDLPPAGVHTQVNDIDGLMTLEDFADKFGYLLPEGPYDTVAGYFLAQSGTVPALGDEITVELDRDPESDKFAHLPEHSAVVFRVTELDGRRASWLSVRRRDDVPSVATGATAVAATVVDAEA; from the coding sequence ATGAGCACCTCCGAGGTCCTGACCAATGTGGCCCTGATCCTGCTGTTCATCTGCATCGGCGGAGTCTTCTCCGGCGCGGAGATGGCGCTGGTCAGCCTGCGCGAGAGCCAGGTGAAGAACCTGGCTGGCCGCGGCAAGCGCGGGGAGGCGGTGGCCCGGCTCACGTCGGATCCGAACCTCTTCCTGTCCGCCGTGCAGATCGGCGTGACCCTGTCCGGCTTCCTGTCCTCGGCCTTCGGTGGCGCCACGCTGGCGCCGGCCCTCAGCCCGGTGCTGGTCGAGGCCGGCCTGCCGAGCTCGCTGGCCAATACCGCCGCCCTGGTGCTGATCACCATCGCCATCTCCTACTTCTCCATCGTGCTGGGTGAGCTGACCGCCAAGCGGATCGCCATGCAACGCGCGGAGGGCTTCTCGCTGGCCATCGCACCCCTGGTTGACTCGATCGCCCGCATCACGCGTCCGGTGATCTGGTTCCTCGGCAAGTCCACCGATGCCGCCGTGCGGCTGCTCGGTGGCGACCCGAAGGCCTCCCGCGAGGAGGTCACCAACGAGGAGCTCCGCCAGATGGTGGTGGGTTCCCAGACGCTCGGCGCGGAGGAACGCCACATCGTCGACGAGGTCTTCGAGGCCGGTGAACGCAGCCTGCGAGAGGTGATGGTGCCGCGCACCGAGGTGGACTTCCTGCCCGGTGACATGCCCGCCTACAAGGCGATCCGCGAGGTGCAGGGCGCCCCGCACTCGCGCTACCCGGTGACCGACGGCTCCCGTGACCGAATCGTCGGATTCCTGCACGTGCGTGACCTGATGGACATGGATCCCTCCACCCGTTCCACCCCGATCAAGCAGCTGGTCCGGCCGGTGCTGAGCCTGCCGGAGACCGTGCGGGTGCTGCGCGCGCTGACCGCGATGCGCCGTGCCCACTCCCATCTGGCCATCGTGCGCGACGAGTACGGCGGCACTGCCGGCATCGTCACCCTGGAGGACCTGGTCGAGGAACTGATCGGTGACATCACCGACGAGTACGACCTGCCCCCGGCCGGCGTCCACACACAGGTCAACGACATCGACGGCCTGATGACCCTGGAGGACTTCGCGGACAAGTTCGGTTACCTGCTTCCCGAGGGGCCCTACGACACGGTGGCCGGCTACTTCCTGGCACAGTCGGGCACCGTCCCGGCCCTGGGTGACGAGATCACCGTCGAGCTGGACAGGGACCCGGAGTCCGACAAGTTCGCCCACCTGCCCGAACATTCCGCCGTCGTCTTCCGGGTCACGGAACTCGACGGCCGGCGCGCCTCCTGGCTGAGCGTGCGCCGCCGCGACGACGTGCCCTCAGTGGCCACGGGTGCCACGGCCGTGGCCGCAACCGTCGTGGACGCGGAGGCCTGA
- the purU gene encoding formyltetrahydrofolate deformylase produces MSNEHQIWVLTIGCNDRPGIVHAVSGACVAADGNIVECQQFSSEDSGRFFMRLTLDTVLDRAGIEAALAPVVEDLDASWELDLVSRPTRTLVLASKAGHCLNDLLFRQRSGHLNIEIPRVLANHPDLGGLAGFYGIDFEDHAVTPETKPAFEARILELVDEFDIELVVLARYMQILSPGLCEALSGRAINIHHSFLPGFKGANPYRQAHNRGVKLIGATAHFVTSDLDEGPIIEQNVVRVDHSQSVAQLTSIGQDEESRTLTEAVKLFAERRVFLDGHRTIIFR; encoded by the coding sequence GTGAGCAATGAGCACCAGATCTGGGTCCTGACCATCGGCTGCAACGACCGCCCCGGCATCGTCCATGCGGTCTCCGGAGCCTGCGTGGCGGCCGACGGGAACATCGTCGAGTGCCAGCAGTTCTCCTCGGAGGACTCGGGTCGCTTCTTCATGCGCCTGACCCTGGACACGGTGCTGGACCGCGCGGGCATCGAGGCTGCCCTCGCCCCCGTCGTCGAGGACCTGGACGCCAGTTGGGAACTGGACCTGGTCTCCCGGCCGACGCGCACCCTGGTGCTGGCATCCAAGGCGGGCCACTGCCTCAATGACCTGCTCTTCCGCCAGCGCAGCGGACACCTGAACATCGAGATCCCCCGTGTCCTGGCGAACCACCCGGACCTGGGTGGCCTCGCGGGCTTCTACGGCATCGACTTCGAAGACCACGCCGTCACCCCGGAGACCAAGCCCGCCTTCGAGGCCCGTATCCTGGAGCTGGTCGACGAATTCGACATCGAGCTGGTCGTCCTGGCGCGCTACATGCAGATCCTCTCCCCCGGACTGTGCGAGGCCCTGTCCGGGCGCGCCATCAACATCCACCACTCCTTCCTGCCCGGCTTCAAGGGGGCCAATCCCTACCGCCAGGCGCACAATCGCGGCGTCAAGCTGATCGGCGCGACGGCGCACTTCGTCACCAGCGACCTGGACGAGGGGCCGATCATCGAGCAGAACGTGGTGCGCGTGGACCACTCGCAGAGCGTCGCGCAGCTCACCTCGATCGGGCAGGACGAGGAGAGCCGCACCCTCACGGAAGCCGTGAAGCTGTTCGCGGAGCGTCGGGTCTTCCTGGACGGGCACCGGACGATCATCTTCCGCTGA
- a CDS encoding DUF485 domain-containing protein — protein MSTPHQPSPEPQARRASQLPDDVPVHDDPERHLPEHHNPLPELDGPHAYVVDDAKLAAVQASDEFQELKKRFRNFAFPLSAAFLIWYFAYVLLSTYAVGFMSRPLFGNVTIGLFLGLLQFLTTFVITALYIRHANKNLDPIATKIRAQLEGTR, from the coding sequence ATGTCAACGCCACATCAGCCGAGCCCGGAGCCACAGGCCCGGCGTGCTTCCCAGCTGCCCGATGACGTACCCGTGCACGATGACCCGGAACGTCACCTCCCCGAACACCACAACCCGCTGCCCGAACTGGACGGCCCGCACGCCTACGTCGTCGATGACGCCAAGCTCGCCGCGGTGCAGGCCTCGGACGAGTTCCAGGAGCTCAAGAAGCGCTTCCGCAACTTCGCCTTCCCTCTGAGCGCCGCCTTCCTCATCTGGTACTTCGCCTATGTGCTGCTGAGCACCTATGCGGTCGGTTTCATGTCCAGGCCGCTGTTCGGGAATGTCACCATCGGCCTCTTCCTCGGGCTGCTGCAGTTCCTGACCACCTTCGTGATCACGGCGCTGTACATCCGTCACGCCAACAAGAACCTTGACCCGATCGCCACCAAGATTCGCGCACAGCTGGAGGGCACCCGATGA
- a CDS encoding solute symporter family protein — protein MNTYLPLLQTKLGNPIANIIIFAVFVVVTLTIVIRVSQGGKKKASDFYTGGASFDGRQNGLAIAGDYLSAASFLGIVGAVALTGYDGLLYSIGFLVAWLVALLLVAEPLRNTGKYTMADVLSFRTQEKPVRMAAAISTLAVSFFYLLAQMAGAGGLVSLLLGVTDDMMQNLVIVLVGLLMIVYVLIGGMKGTTWVQMIKAVLLIAGAAIMTVWVMAHAGFNLSTLIGNAQSKADAIKAADPAMATGWHNLTEPMGKYGKNKLGFVSLATALVLGTAGLPHVLMRFYTVPTAKEARRSVTWAIGLIGAFYLFTMVLGYGVAWLVGYDIVDTLPGKANAAAPALAFWLPGKGLGGTLFLAIIAGIAFATILAVVAGLAITASASFAHDIYNAIMKDGNADPTQEVKVARNTVVVIGLLAIVGGIAAKSQNIAFLVALAFAIAASANLPSILYSLYWKRFNTRGAVMSIYGGLISALVLITFSPAVSGTKTSMFPNADFAWFPLDNPALVSVPIGFILGWLGSISSKEYNPEKYTEMEVRSMTGAGAEGAVAH, from the coding sequence ATGAACACCTACCTGCCCCTGCTGCAGACCAAGCTCGGCAACCCGATTGCCAATATCATCATCTTCGCCGTCTTCGTGGTGGTCACGCTGACCATCGTCATCCGGGTCTCCCAGGGTGGGAAGAAGAAGGCCAGCGACTTCTACACCGGCGGCGCCTCCTTCGACGGCCGCCAGAACGGCCTGGCCATCGCCGGCGACTACCTGTCCGCAGCATCCTTCCTCGGCATCGTCGGCGCCGTCGCACTGACCGGATATGACGGCCTGCTCTACTCCATCGGCTTCCTGGTGGCCTGGCTGGTCGCCCTGCTGCTGGTGGCCGAGCCGCTGCGCAACACCGGCAAGTACACGATGGCCGACGTGCTCAGCTTCCGTACCCAGGAGAAGCCGGTGCGCATGGCGGCCGCCATCTCCACCCTGGCCGTCTCCTTCTTCTACCTGCTGGCCCAAATGGCCGGCGCCGGCGGCCTGGTCTCCCTGCTGCTGGGCGTCACCGACGACATGATGCAGAACCTGGTCATCGTCCTAGTCGGCCTGCTGATGATCGTCTACGTGCTCATCGGCGGCATGAAGGGCACCACCTGGGTCCAGATGATCAAGGCCGTCCTGCTGATCGCCGGCGCCGCCATCATGACCGTCTGGGTGATGGCCCACGCTGGCTTCAACCTGTCGACGCTGATCGGCAATGCCCAGAGCAAAGCCGACGCCATCAAGGCCGCCGATCCTGCCATGGCCACGGGCTGGCACAATCTCACCGAGCCGATGGGCAAGTACGGCAAGAACAAGCTGGGCTTCGTCTCGCTGGCCACCGCGCTGGTGCTGGGCACCGCCGGCCTGCCCCACGTGCTGATGCGCTTCTACACGGTGCCGACCGCCAAGGAGGCGCGGCGCTCGGTGACCTGGGCCATCGGTCTGATCGGTGCCTTCTACCTGTTCACCATGGTCCTGGGTTACGGCGTCGCGTGGCTGGTGGGTTACGACATCGTCGACACCCTGCCCGGCAAGGCCAATGCGGCCGCCCCGGCACTCGCCTTCTGGCTGCCCGGCAAGGGTCTGGGTGGCACGCTCTTCCTGGCGATCATCGCCGGCATCGCCTTCGCCACCATCCTCGCAGTCGTCGCGGGCCTGGCGATCACCGCGAGCGCCTCCTTCGCGCACGACATCTACAACGCGATCATGAAGGACGGCAATGCAGACCCGACCCAGGAGGTCAAGGTTGCCCGCAACACCGTCGTGGTGATCGGCCTGCTCGCCATCGTCGGTGGCATCGCCGCCAAGAGCCAGAACATCGCCTTCCTGGTGGCCCTGGCCTTCGCCATTGCTGCCTCGGCCAACCTCCCGTCGATCCTGTACTCGCTGTACTGGAAGCGGTTCAACACCCGTGGCGCGGTGATGTCCATCTACGGTGGCCTGATCTCCGCTCTGGTGCTGATCACCTTCTCCCCGGCCGTCTCCGGCACCAAGACCTCGATGTTCCCGAATGCGGACTTCGCCTGGTTCCCGCTGGACAACCCGGCCCTGGTCAGCGTGCCCATCGGCTTCATCCTGGGCTGGCTCGGTTCGATCAGCTCCAAGGAATACAACCCGGAGAAGTACACCGAGATGGAGGTTCGCTCCATGACCGGTGCCGGAGCCGAGGGCGCCGTCGCCCACTGA
- a CDS encoding integrase core domain-containing protein, with amino-acid sequence MGSALSPRVREQIVRFDPDVEQVSVSEFCRRAGISTSSFYRVRDKATERGLAAALVPESRAPKHPATIYTDWTRLLVRVTHAELVAEGKDCGPWSVEWRLFQREADPLPSRSTIARILRSEGLSAPSPRKRPRASYRRFRRARANELWQLDGMEWHLPEIGLVTIYHVVDDHSRLCPALIAVAGGESTAGARQALQSGIDAFGPPQSVLSDNGAAFNQHRRGRLSATEVWLAGLGIRPISGRVSHPQTQGKVERSHQPLQRWLHARTPTTLQDLTQALDGYRNWYNHERQHQGLGHHLTPMAVWQVASKAGPEPRAIPLDLLYSQSLRQPTQPAKNRIEDRTIGGDLRTAWKGTSIGFGPGMAHQLVHLVETDGQLDIFDDNGELHASIPWPSPTKYVSVTQPPHRLVPVIDRRSRAYKLSQIS; translated from the coding sequence ATGGGAAGCGCATTGTCGCCACGGGTTCGTGAGCAGATCGTCCGGTTCGATCCCGACGTGGAGCAGGTCTCGGTCAGCGAGTTCTGCCGACGGGCGGGGATCTCGACATCCTCGTTCTACCGAGTCCGAGACAAGGCCACCGAACGCGGGCTGGCCGCTGCGTTGGTCCCCGAGTCACGGGCGCCCAAGCATCCCGCCACCATCTACACGGACTGGACTCGTCTCCTGGTACGCGTGACCCACGCGGAACTGGTGGCCGAGGGCAAGGACTGTGGCCCGTGGTCGGTCGAGTGGCGCCTGTTTCAACGGGAGGCGGACCCGCTGCCGTCTCGGTCCACGATCGCCCGGATCCTGCGCAGCGAAGGCCTGTCAGCGCCCTCACCCCGCAAACGTCCCCGCGCCTCGTACCGTCGCTTCCGACGAGCCAGGGCCAACGAACTGTGGCAACTCGACGGCATGGAATGGCACCTGCCTGAGATCGGGCTGGTCACCATCTACCACGTCGTCGACGACCATTCCCGCCTCTGCCCAGCCCTGATCGCCGTGGCAGGTGGCGAGTCCACGGCCGGCGCCCGGCAGGCCCTCCAATCCGGGATCGACGCGTTCGGCCCGCCTCAGAGCGTGTTGTCCGACAACGGCGCGGCGTTCAACCAGCACCGACGCGGACGCTTGTCCGCGACTGAGGTCTGGCTAGCCGGGCTTGGGATCCGGCCGATCTCGGGGCGGGTCAGCCACCCACAAACCCAAGGCAAGGTCGAACGCTCTCACCAGCCACTGCAACGCTGGCTCCATGCCCGCACACCGACCACCCTGCAGGACCTCACCCAGGCCCTGGACGGCTACCGGAACTGGTACAACCACGAACGCCAACACCAAGGCCTGGGGCATCACCTGACGCCCATGGCCGTCTGGCAAGTAGCCTCCAAGGCCGGACCCGAGCCCCGAGCGATTCCGCTCGACCTGCTCTACAGCCAGTCCTTGCGGCAGCCCACCCAGCCCGCAAAGAACCGGATCGAGGACCGCACTATCGGCGGGGACCTGCGCACCGCGTGGAAGGGCACCAGCATCGGTTTCGGCCCTGGCATGGCCCACCAACTGGTCCACCTCGTCGAAACCGACGGCCAGCTCGACATCTTCGACGACAACGGTGAACTCCACGCCAGCATCCCCTGGCCATCACCCACCAAATACGTCTCGGTCACCCAACCACCCCACCGGCTGGTCCCCGTCATCGACCGCCGCAGCCGCGCCTACAAACTGTCCCAGATTTCATGA
- a CDS encoding malate dehydrogenase, which produces MKQTPIKVAVTGAAGQICYSLLFRIASGAVLGDAPIELRLLEIPQAMKALEGVVMELDDCAFPNLKSVVIGDDPEKVFEGANIAMLVGAFPRKAGMERGDLLSANGRIFTAQGKALNNVAADDVRVLVTGNPANTNAMIAMNNAPDIPNERFGALTRLDLDRSKAQVGKKLGVTTRHIERLTIWGNHSSTMYPDLFHATVDGKPVLPEINDNEWVEETFIPKVAKRGAEIIDATGLSSRASAANATASCMHDWELGTVGGDWTSMGVVSDGSYGVPEGLISSFPVRHKDGNWEIVQGLEINEFSRARIDASVKELEDERDAVKELGLI; this is translated from the coding sequence GTGAAGCAGACCCCCATCAAGGTTGCAGTCACCGGCGCCGCCGGTCAGATCTGCTACAGCCTGCTGTTCCGCATCGCCAGCGGCGCGGTGCTGGGCGACGCCCCGATCGAGCTTCGCCTGCTGGAGATCCCGCAGGCCATGAAGGCCCTCGAGGGCGTCGTGATGGAGCTCGACGACTGCGCCTTCCCGAACCTGAAGAGTGTCGTCATCGGTGACGACCCCGAGAAGGTCTTCGAGGGTGCCAACATCGCCATGCTGGTGGGCGCCTTCCCGCGCAAGGCGGGCATGGAGCGCGGTGACCTGCTCTCCGCCAATGGCCGCATCTTCACCGCCCAGGGCAAGGCACTGAACAACGTTGCCGCCGACGACGTCCGCGTCCTGGTCACCGGCAACCCCGCCAACACCAACGCGATGATCGCCATGAACAATGCGCCCGACATCCCGAACGAGCGCTTCGGTGCCCTGACCCGTCTCGACCTGGACCGCTCGAAGGCTCAGGTCGGCAAGAAGCTGGGCGTGACCACCCGTCACATCGAGCGCCTGACCATCTGGGGCAACCACTCCTCGACGATGTACCCCGACCTCTTCCACGCCACCGTGGACGGCAAGCCGGTGCTGCCGGAGATCAACGACAACGAGTGGGTGGAGGAGACCTTCATCCCGAAGGTCGCCAAGCGCGGCGCCGAGATCATCGACGCCACCGGCCTGTCGAGCCGCGCCTCGGCCGCCAATGCCACAGCCTCTTGCATGCACGACTGGGAGCTGGGCACCGTCGGCGGGGACTGGACCAGCATGGGCGTCGTCTCCGACGGCTCCTACGGCGTTCCCGAGGGCCTCATCTCCTCCTTCCCGGTGCGCCACAAGGACGGCAACTGGGAGATCGTCCAGGGTCTGGAGATCAACGAGTTCAGCCGCGCCCGGATCGACGCGTCGGTCAAGGAGCTCGAGGACGAGCGCGACGCCGTCAAGGAGCTGGGCCTGATCTGA
- a CDS encoding DUF3017 domain-containing protein, whose amino-acid sequence MPSSTEQHERDTALARARAVASGRSLNQWPLALVLACLGMALGITATGHWRRGAFAIGCSVLLGGLLRAVLPSRVAGLLAVRSRWFDTALLLLVGGAMLVITLVVPHTKPGMG is encoded by the coding sequence ATGCCGTCGAGCACCGAGCAGCACGAGCGTGACACGGCGCTGGCCAGGGCACGTGCCGTGGCCAGCGGCCGTTCCTTGAACCAGTGGCCGCTCGCTCTCGTGCTGGCCTGCTTGGGGATGGCGCTCGGGATCACCGCCACGGGGCACTGGCGTCGTGGCGCCTTCGCGATCGGCTGCAGCGTCCTGCTCGGCGGTCTTCTGCGGGCCGTGCTGCCCAGCCGGGTGGCCGGCCTGCTGGCCGTGCGCAGCCGTTGGTTCGACACGGCATTGCTCCTCCTGGTGGGTGGGGCAATGCTGGTGATCACGCTTGTGGTGCCGCACACCAAGCCAGGGATGGGCTGA
- a CDS encoding bifunctional methylenetetrahydrofolate dehydrogenase/methenyltetrahydrofolate cyclohydrolase: MTAERIDGKAVAAQIKDELKVRVDALRAKGVVPGLGTVLVGADPGSQIYVGGKHKDCAQVGIESIRVDLPEDTTQAQLDEAIQALNDNPACTGYIVQLPLPKHLDEHRALSLIDPDKDADGLAPASLGKLVLTEPGPLPCTPRGIVELLNRYEVPLSGAEVCVVGRGTTVGRPLGLLLTRKSENATVTLCHTGTKDLAAHTRAADIVIAAVGRAGFLTADMVKPGAVVIDVGVSRVDGKPVGDVAADVWEVASKVTPNPGGVGPMTRAMLLSNVVDRAEQLADQD; this comes from the coding sequence ATGACTGCAGAACGCATTGACGGCAAGGCCGTCGCCGCACAGATCAAGGATGAGCTGAAGGTGCGCGTTGACGCGCTGCGCGCCAAGGGCGTCGTGCCCGGGCTGGGCACCGTGCTGGTGGGCGCCGATCCCGGCAGCCAGATCTACGTCGGTGGCAAGCACAAGGACTGCGCCCAGGTGGGCATCGAGTCGATCCGGGTGGACCTGCCCGAGGACACCACCCAGGCGCAGCTCGACGAGGCCATCCAGGCGCTCAACGACAACCCGGCCTGCACCGGCTACATCGTGCAGCTGCCGCTGCCCAAGCACCTGGACGAGCACCGCGCGCTGTCGCTGATCGACCCCGACAAGGATGCCGACGGCCTGGCCCCGGCCAGCCTCGGCAAGCTGGTGCTCACCGAGCCCGGCCCGTTGCCCTGCACGCCGCGCGGCATTGTTGAACTGCTGAACCGCTACGAGGTGCCGCTGTCGGGCGCCGAGGTCTGCGTCGTCGGGCGTGGCACCACGGTGGGTCGTCCGCTCGGCCTGCTGCTCACCCGCAAGAGCGAGAACGCGACGGTCACCCTGTGCCACACCGGCACCAAGGACCTGGCCGCCCACACCCGTGCGGCGGACATCGTGATCGCCGCCGTCGGCCGCGCCGGCTTCCTCACCGCCGACATGGTCAAGCCCGGCGCCGTCGTGATCGACGTCGGTGTCAGCCGCGTCGACGGCAAGCCCGTCGGCGACGTGGCTGCCGACGTCTGGGAGGTCGCCTCCAAGGTGACGCCCAACCCCGGCGGTGTGGGCCCGATGACCCGCGCGATGCTGCTGAGCAATGTGGTGGACCGCGCCGAGCAGCTGGCCGACCAGGACTGA
- the purH gene encoding bifunctional phosphoribosylaminoimidazolecarboxamide formyltransferase/IMP cyclohydrolase — translation MPIKRALVSVYDKTGLEDLGKALAEAGVELVSTGGSYKELVDAGLQVTEVAELTGFPECLDGRVKTLHPKVHAGILADRRLENHRKQLDEMGIAAFDLVVSNLYPFTQTVASGASVDECVEQIDIGGPSMVRAAAKNHPSVAIVTSPDQYDELKRAVAEGGYTLEERKALAAAAFKHTANYDMAVAGWMGAVLTDGTEGTGFPGWVAGSYERLDVLRYGENSHQQAALYKTNFGSEGLATAEQLGGKAMSYNNYVDTNAAHRAAYDFEQPAVAIIKHANPCGIATGADIAEAHRKAHACDSLSAFGGVIAANQTVTKAMAEQVRPIFTEVIVAPDYEPEALEILQTKKNLRILKCGAPARGGVETREIDGGMLMQQMDVLQAEGDQPTNWTLAAGEAADEQTLADLAFAWKACRSVKSNAILLASDGASVGVGMGQVNRVDSCKLAVERAGERAKGSVAASDAFFPFSDGPQILIDGGVKAIVQPGGSIRDEETVELCKSKGVTLYFTGTRHFFH, via the coding sequence ATGCCCATCAAGCGCGCGCTGGTGAGCGTCTACGACAAGACGGGTCTCGAGGACCTCGGCAAGGCCCTGGCCGAGGCTGGCGTGGAGCTGGTGAGCACCGGCGGTTCGTACAAGGAGCTCGTCGACGCAGGACTCCAGGTCACCGAGGTGGCCGAGCTGACCGGATTCCCCGAATGCCTCGACGGACGCGTCAAGACCCTGCACCCCAAGGTGCATGCCGGCATCCTGGCCGATCGTCGCCTCGAGAACCACCGCAAGCAGCTCGACGAGATGGGCATCGCCGCCTTCGACCTGGTGGTGAGCAACCTGTACCCGTTCACCCAGACCGTCGCCAGTGGCGCCAGCGTCGACGAGTGCGTGGAGCAGATCGACATCGGCGGCCCCTCCATGGTGCGCGCCGCCGCGAAGAACCACCCGAGCGTCGCCATCGTCACCTCGCCCGACCAGTACGACGAGCTGAAGCGCGCCGTCGCCGAGGGCGGCTACACCCTGGAGGAGCGCAAGGCCCTGGCCGCCGCCGCCTTCAAGCACACCGCGAACTACGACATGGCCGTGGCCGGCTGGATGGGTGCCGTGCTCACCGACGGCACCGAGGGCACCGGCTTCCCCGGTTGGGTTGCGGGCAGCTACGAGCGCCTCGACGTGCTGCGCTATGGCGAGAACAGCCACCAGCAGGCCGCGCTGTACAAGACGAACTTCGGCTCCGAGGGCCTGGCCACCGCCGAGCAGCTGGGCGGCAAGGCGATGAGCTACAACAACTACGTCGACACCAATGCCGCGCACCGTGCCGCCTACGACTTCGAGCAGCCGGCCGTGGCCATCATCAAGCACGCCAACCCGTGCGGCATCGCCACCGGCGCAGACATTGCGGAGGCCCACCGCAAGGCCCACGCGTGCGACTCGCTGAGCGCCTTCGGTGGCGTCATTGCCGCCAACCAGACCGTGACCAAGGCCATGGCCGAGCAGGTCAGGCCGATCTTCACCGAGGTGATCGTCGCCCCCGACTACGAGCCCGAGGCGCTGGAGATCCTGCAGACCAAGAAGAACCTGCGCATCCTCAAGTGTGGCGCGCCCGCCCGCGGTGGCGTCGAGACCCGCGAGATCGACGGCGGCATGCTGATGCAGCAGATGGACGTACTGCAGGCCGAGGGTGACCAGCCCACCAACTGGACCCTGGCCGCCGGTGAGGCCGCCGACGAGCAGACCCTGGCCGACCTGGCCTTCGCCTGGAAGGCCTGCCGCTCGGTGAAGTCGAATGCCATCCTGCTGGCCAGCGACGGCGCCTCCGTGGGCGTCGGCATGGGCCAGGTGAACCGCGTCGACAGCTGCAAGCTGGCCGTCGAGCGCGCCGGGGAGCGTGCCAAGGGCTCGGTGGCGGCCTCCGATGCCTTCTTCCCCTTCAGTGACGGCCCGCAGATCCTGATCGACGGGGGAGTCAAGGCCATCGTGCAGCCCGGCGGCTCGATCCGTGACGAGGAGACCGTCGAGCTCTGCAAGAGCAAGGGCGTCACGCTCTACTTCACCGGCACCCGCCACTTCTTCCACTGA